A window of Luteolibacter flavescens contains these coding sequences:
- a CDS encoding sigma-54-dependent transcriptional regulator: MSESSPEKTILLVDQDHDFLEWATKHLTANDLRILRCDNADNAVKVVEKTTVDVVIADIQLQPYDGLELLSRVRQSSPNTLVVLTAGFPSTGQVIEATQRGAHDVMRKESLPFELRPVIESALQIVEDRRSAEQPAADMPALDGRVKIIGVSRALQDVFKIVGRVARSDAPVLVTGESGTGKELVAKAIHEYSPRRQQELIAINCGAIPENLLESELFGHEKGSFTGAIARRAGRFEQADCGTLFLDEIGDMPLSVQVKLLRVLQDGTFSRVGSNETLSGDVRIVTATNKTLSAEVAAGRFREDLYYRLNVVEVRLPPLRERAEDIPLLAEFFLQRITRKNGMARIRLSAEAIAALQAHRWPGNVRELENTIARACALASSTVLLPADIPLAAAPGEEKGPLKQSLDRLLDAVPAGENAVHWLATGLATRALERQSGDIKQAAAMLGLDAPELRKLLAENHISSLESSSR; this comes from the coding sequence ATGTCCGAGTCGTCACCGGAAAAAACGATCCTACTTGTCGATCAGGACCACGACTTCTTGGAGTGGGCCACGAAGCATTTGACCGCGAACGACCTGCGCATCCTGCGCTGCGACAATGCGGACAATGCCGTGAAGGTGGTGGAGAAGACCACGGTGGACGTGGTGATCGCGGACATCCAGCTCCAGCCCTACGACGGCCTAGAGCTGCTTTCCCGGGTCCGCCAGAGTTCCCCTAATACGCTGGTGGTGCTGACCGCAGGCTTCCCCAGCACCGGGCAGGTGATTGAGGCGACCCAGCGCGGTGCTCACGATGTGATGCGGAAGGAGTCGCTTCCCTTCGAGCTGCGGCCGGTGATCGAGAGCGCGCTCCAGATCGTGGAGGACCGCCGCTCCGCTGAGCAGCCCGCCGCTGACATGCCGGCGCTGGATGGCCGGGTGAAGATCATCGGCGTTTCGCGCGCCCTTCAGGATGTTTTCAAAATCGTGGGCCGCGTCGCGCGCTCGGATGCGCCTGTCTTGGTCACCGGAGAGAGTGGCACCGGCAAGGAACTGGTGGCCAAGGCCATCCACGAATACTCGCCGCGCCGCCAGCAGGAATTGATCGCCATCAATTGCGGCGCGATCCCGGAAAATCTCCTGGAGAGCGAGCTTTTCGGCCATGAGAAGGGCTCCTTCACCGGGGCGATCGCTCGCCGCGCGGGCCGCTTCGAGCAGGCCGATTGCGGCACGCTCTTCCTCGACGAGATCGGCGACATGCCACTGTCCGTGCAGGTGAAGCTGCTGCGCGTGCTGCAGGATGGAACCTTCTCCCGCGTGGGGTCGAATGAGACGCTGAGCGGCGATGTCCGCATCGTGACAGCGACGAACAAGACCCTCTCCGCCGAGGTGGCCGCCGGTCGCTTCCGCGAGGATCTCTACTACCGGCTGAATGTGGTGGAAGTCCGCCTGCCGCCGCTGCGCGAGCGCGCGGAGGACATCCCGCTGCTGGCCGAGTTCTTCCTCCAGCGCATCACGCGGAAGAATGGCATGGCACGCATCCGTCTCTCGGCGGAAGCGATCGCCGCGCTGCAGGCCCACCGCTGGCCGGGCAATGTCCGCGAGCTGGAAAACACCATCGCCCGTGCGTGCGCGCTGGCTTCCTCCACCGTCCTCCTGCCCGCGGATATCCCGCTGGCAGCGGCACCGGGCGAGGAAAAAGGCCCGCTGAAGCAATCGCTCGACCGCCTGCTGGATGCCGTGCCTGCCGGGGAAAACGCCGTGCACTGGCTCGCCACCGGCCTGGCCACGCGCGCGCTGGAGCGGCAATCCGGGGACATCAAGCAGGCAGCCGCCATGCTGGGACTGGATGCCCCCGAGCTGCGGAAGCTGCTGGCGGAAAACCACATCAGCTCGCTGGAGTCGTCCAGCCGCTGA